The genomic DNA TACATTTTAAACAGGCTTTCTTTTGGGGGTTAGATATTGACACTTTGACATAATGGGAAAGACATAGATGAATCAGTCTGGCAGATGGACGTGACAGAAAAAGAACCGATGAATAGCTAAAATCTTAAGTCCTATCACTTTCAATGTCTTTGAAGGGAGAATGGGTATACAGAAGTATGGACAGTCCATGAGACAGCCAGAAAGGGAGGACACCATGGGGCAGACAGAGAGCAGACTGTGCTTCTGCATGTTCTTCAGGTTCTTTCAGAGCAATACAGCCAAGTCCTCCGAGCCTGGCTTTGGTCATAGGGACAGCTCTTACGGAGATGGACATGGCGTAAGAAATTTAGATGAAATGGAAGCTACCAAGTTTGGCTCCTGTTGGGGAGGAAAGTTTACAACTCATCAAAATTCAGGTCAGCTTCAGTTCAACAAAACAGCTTATAATTTGCATAAAATTTACATGTAACTTAAATTTTCATATCTGATAAGACCTTAGGTTTGCCAGGATATGATTTAATCTGAATGCTGGATACTAGGAAATAACATTTCTGCATCATGCAGGATTTCTCATGAGCTTTCTATCTTTAAATGCCAAGGTGTTGTCAGTTAGGTTTTGATGTAAGGATGCTTAAACATTTATGTTCTTgccttttcaataaaaaaaaataaattaaaattttataccTGAGACAGTTTTTTCTTCTGATCACAGTTTATCCCTCCAATAAAAACCATGTTTGGCATCACTGGTCTCGGGAACTCAAACACAAAATCGTATCTCATTAGCCAAACAGATCCACGGCTTAGAAGGTCTGTAGCTGTCACTTTCTTTTGAATAATCTCGTATGCAAGTTCTTCAAATTCAGTGAACATAGGTTTACAATAAACAAACTCCAGCATACGGACTAGCATGTTCTTCACACGTTGAGCAAATGTCATGCTATCTGGATTATTTAGGAAAAGTCTGGGGACATAGGAAGGAGGGCTTGGACACTGGGTAGCTTCAAAATCCATACCGCAAGGAAACCCTCGCAAGAAGAAGACAGAAGGAACTGAAAGATACTCAGCAACTATGGTTCCACACATCAGAATTGGATCCGTGAAAACCACATCAAACTTGCTCTCTCTCAAATACTTCATCATGTCTTCATTGTGCAAAAGGCTCTTACAGTTGGTGAAAAAGAACCTGgacatttctaaaatgctttgaTACATTGTAATAATAACATTCAAAGCAGATTGTTCAATAAAATGAGCATTAACAAATGACTTGAGCACAACAGCTAAATGTTCCTCTGCGTAAGGTATTGGATATAATTTCACTGTATAATTCTGAGGCTCCTTTGGCTTCATATACAAACTTGTTGACGGTACAACCACAACAACTTCATGTCCTTTTTGCTGGAGTTTCTCCACTACTGGGCGCATGCTGAGCCAGTGACTTCCATCTTGAGGTATCACCAGGATCTTTCCACCTTTGGCAAAGATTAAAGACGATGCCAGAAGAAGAAGTATCCCAGTTAGTTGGTAAAAACACCGAAACAGAAGAGCCATTTCAGTGGAAGCAAAGCAGAGAGTTCTGCTCTGGAGCCATCCGTCACAGTCCTTTATATGAAGGTCCACACAAGCTTTAACTTTTCTGCAGGGAACTTATTGACTGCAGAAATAAATGTTTAACTTCCTAATATTGTTGTGGTTATCCTTTAACATTGCAATTGCTTAGGTAACAGGGCAGGGAAGCAATCTGCTCTTGAAAAAAGATGGTCCCCCTTTGtactttttgttaatttttaagcTTGGGATTACGTCAGCATGTTCCTTCCTACATGAAACTGAGACCAGGGATGTCAACTTGTAATAATAATTGTGGTTAATACCATTGGCTTGGTAAGTGCCCAGTGAGAAAATAAGcctggttttgctttcaaaaggCAAACTTTAAAATACACCCATCAGGATAAGTGGAAATTGCAAGATCAATTTGTTTATGGACTAGCCTAACTGAGAACACCTAACCAGTATGGAGAAGGCTGATGTTAAATTCCCACCTCCTGGAAGCAGTCAAACCTGCATGTCTTACGAATATATCACAGCTACCACGACATACCGTGCAATcccaaatcagaggaggagaaggacaatCCTGTTTGGCTTTTCTCCCCACGGTACTagacaaaaaaaagtgaagcaaatgATGCGTTCAGGGCAAGAGAAGGGAATGGAGGCTGACGTAGACCTTTTGGACACAAAGAAGGAGCCTTGGTCTTTGGCCACTGTCCTGAAAACTCTTTTTATACATTGTGGGCAAGACAAAATTTAAGAGCAGATATGATATCTTTTACTAATTCCACTGATAACACATACAGAGAAAATCCCAACAAGCAAACTAGGTTTCTGAGCTCTCCTCTTTTCACAGATACAAGCAGTAATGTAAGCAACCACACATAGGTGTCTCCTGGACCTCTTCAGCTATGAGCCCCCACAGAGCTGCAAACTCACCCTGCCTCTTCCATGTTCACTTCTGAGCAGCAGCCCAACTTTGATAAGAAGAGAGATCCTCTCTTGATTAAATTAGCCAGGAACTTGGTAGTTGGATCTGTGGGTTTGAATCCACTCTCAGGGAGGCACAAGCTGTCCCCAGAGTTCATGTTTCCTGAGGGAGGAACTGATTGCTGGGCCATTATAAAAAAACTAGGTGGCAATACCCCAGCTTGGGTTTCCAAAGAAAGTTTTACTAGGGTGGTGTGAGCCCTTGTTTGCTGGTATTCGCTGTCATCCTCTGGAAACATGCAGTGAACTGAGCCCCTCGGGGCTTTGCTGTAGGAATGTTTGTCTTTATGCAAGCAAAAGCAATGCCAGACCAAAGTCTTTTGGGTGGTGGTAAGGAAGAGGTCCTTGTGAAGAAAAGTGCTGATGCAAAACTAGCAGCAGCACAAAGTTTTTCCTGTTCCTTCCTTTTGTAAGTGGTGGTGGGATTCCCAGCATCTTCACTATGGAGAAATAAACGCTTACAACCTTGACAATAGGGTTTGTCTCAGTAGGCACCCAAAAGGTGCTAGCACTGCTCTGCATGGTTCCATACTGTCACGCTGACATGGAAGAACCACCTTTAGACATGGAGAACCAATTTCTAGAAAGGGCAAAATATGGCGGAGTAGAGGCAGGAGACAGTTTTGTAAGGCACAGACTGAAAGCGTGAGACTGAACAGATTTATGAGTAATTCTGATTAAATGACAGAAATATAAAGAGTTTATTGCAATTGCTGTGGCAGGAACTGACCAAATCCATTTGGAACTTGCTATTCGGTGTTTTTTACTCTGCACTTAGGTATGATTTTCAACAGCAAAATTAGGTGGCTGAAAACAGCCAATACAAAGGTCATCTTCCAGTATTTATAAGAGAACAAGCCTCTTGCTAGTATGGCTACACTTTCTTATGAACTCAACAGACTCCCTACTTTTTGTACCAGACCATCAGAGCAAAAACTGTGGAAAAGGTGAGGCAGCaacaagaagtatttaaaaaaagataaaatagagGTAAACAGAGAACAGACAAAGAAAGAATGGAGTTCTTAGGTTAGCACAGAATCAGCTGAGGTCTGATCTAAGCTGGGTAATTATTATTCAGAAAATTAACAGACTggctcatttttcaaaataacatgGTAGGTTTACATGTGTTTGTTGTTCATTATGCAGTAGCAAAGGGCACCTGGGCCGCTTTCAGGCTTGAAGGGTGTGGTGCCTCCTTACTGACTCCTGCTATATGTGCAGAGGAGAACCAGAGTAGTTTGATGAACAGAGTGAGAGCCCTCTGCCAGCTTGGAGGAAAGGCTTCCCCACTGTTTACCGAAGGCCATAAAATTTGTTAAAAAAGGCTGAAGTTTGGGTGACCCAAGActgcagatttgtttttcactcaGAAGTATCCCTTGCAATAAGGCTTGTGCGTCCAGGGTGTCTCTCTGAGCTGGCAAGGAGCATTGCAGCGATGGAGCAGTGCTGCACTGACATGCAAGCAGCTCTGAGGAATTGAGACCGCTTGGACCCTGTGCCATAACCATGTCGAGGGGTGCAGGTGTACTTACCCCTCACCCTATGATTGCTTCAGCTGGAAAAGGTACTAAAACCTGGGAAATCTACTTCTAACCTGAGCAGCAAACAGTATGTGGCACTAAGGGAAGAAGATAGCAAATGGATACCTCAGCAGCTACTTGTTATATGAGCAACACTAAAACTAGAACTAAAATGTTTGTTGAGGCAGCCTGAAAGTGTTGGTATCATCTACtggatttgttttcctgttgttaGATGAAGTTACTCACCCCCTCATGCTCTGGGTCTTGCAAGCAGGAAAAGGCTGCTCAAATGCAAGTGTGTGTGGGCGATATAGTTTGATTTCTCAGCTTTCTGAATGATGGATCAGGCTTATACATTTTGTCAGCAGGAATCCTTGTGTAATTGACCTAAGTCTTTCTGTGATGCTAAACAGTATGAGGCAAAAGGATTTACACAGTAAAGTGCAGATTGGTAGCTGCTAACATGAACCTGCCTGATCCCCCCCTTACATTTTACATAGCCAAGGAGATATACTGGCATTTGCCTGCACAGGATGAGGTGGCATGTAGTTTGGCTACTGtgacttcagaggaaaaacaaccCATAAAAGTGATTACATGTTGACTGCAAGTTGGAAAGTAACCTTACTCTAAGTCTTTGTGGTAGCAAGAAGCAGCAGGCAGCTAAGCAAATCACAAAACACATATAATTTCTAGGGCAGCTCTTTCCTAAGCAGAGAATAGAAATCATATGAAAATGATTGTTTGTGATCCTGAAATTAATGACTGTATCCTAACAGAAAGACAGGAGACATTTAAGGCTTCCCATGTAACTGTAATTGGAACATTTGCTAACTTTTGTAGGGCAGTATGTTGGATGTTTGTTAACACAATACTCTTACAACCTTTCTAGATTTTTGTGCATAGACCTCTGTAAAATACAGTACCTTTAGATTCACCTTAGAGAAGGTGTTTCAATTTAACCAGAAGGCAAACTTCCCATGGAAAGGGAAACCATTGCAGTAGTTCCATTTGACGTGAGGGAATTTTTGTCGAAAGAACTGTGTTTTACAGCTTTCTTAATATCTCTTCTTCAAAATATGGGAGACATAGGGACTGAAGAGGACAGTGAGATAAACTGTTCGGTTAGAGCAGCCATTTCAGGTTGGAACATACTGTGCATTGAAGACACGCAACACATGACAGTTAAACTTCCTTTTCCAAAATTAGCACTGCTTTTACTTGCCTGATGTTGTGTATTTTGCCATTGCAATATAAGGCAGATGAACAGTATTGTCAGCTTTAAATCTGCTCAACATCctttacaaaagcaaaacacacagatGCTGATGTGATACCAGGCTGCTCTGAACTGCCACTAGGTTCCTCAACACCTTGAAtattgcacaaaaaaacccaaccctagtATTTGGTTCATGAACAGAGTGACGACTACTGCTCCGGTGCAGAAAATGAAGAGCTCCCATAGAGCTGTACTAAACCTAGCTACCCATGTTAGTAAATTCACAGTACTCGCAGATGTCACAGGATCCCTTCCGAGGTCACACAAAGTGACATTTGTGTTGAGCAGGCATTTCAAAAGTATGTCTGTGTGTACCAGGTATGTGTGCACACTTTGGTACTGCTTACTGTATTTTCTGGCTTCTTACGAAAGTCTTTGAATTCCACTTTAATTACATATTTCAGAGGACCAGTTAGAAATGTCTCCTTATCAGAGCTTCCCAGATGCTGCTGGCTCTGGCAAGAGGGTTTCAGAACAGGACCTGTTTTCTTAATCCTTGTGCTGGAGGGACAAACCACAGGGTCTTTATTCAGTTATACTTCTCCTTTACTTAACTACCTACTTAAATCCTACTTAacttaaattttaatgttttaaattaaccagttttttaaataagtaatggGTGTTTtaggttaaaaaaccccaaaccaaaccaggaACAACTTTGAAAGACTGCAAGAGCTTACATTTCTGAACTTTGCTTAGATTAAATCATATGAACTTTGTTTTTATGAGCTGCCCAAAAAAGCAACTTTGCATTAACTTTGGCTAAAGATGAGATATTCATCAAAGTGTCGCAGGGCTCACAGTCCCAGTTCATCGCTCCCTAACGAGGGATCACTCACAGTGCCAGccttcaggtccctctggagtcATTAGAGGATGACTTGGCACAGGACCTCTGCTCAGTCAAGAACTTGGCTCTGATTTCCTTCGAGCCTTGTAGTAAACCCCCAGACACATTGGGACTTGGCAACTGGAGTTATGTGTCTGTTAATGAACATGTAATTGCCACTGAGACAGATGCCTACGTGAagtgggacaagaggaaacacaGCCTGAGGCAGCTATGTTATCTTAGTTGGAGTAAGGGTAGTTTGTGTTGCCCCCTGTGGTCGCACGTTCTCCCGCTCCCTCTGAGGCTGCAAGGCTGTGGACAATGCTTATGGCTCAGAAGGGTCAAGGAACTTGCAATTTAATTCCTGTCTCTGTGCTGGATAAAACGCTTATGCCCAGTTCTACAAAAGCATAAGCTCCTCAGCACCCCGATGTCTTCAGCTCCCGAGCAGGTACTCCATGGGACCATGGGTGATACAGCAGGAAGGAGCCCTCTTCTGGAATGAAACCACAATGCCTGATTTTTCTGCCTGTGGAAAACTGTGGAAAGTGGTGTAACAGAAAGGTCTGTGGCTTAAGCTCCTCATCTGAGAAAAGAAACCTCATTTTGAATCTCTtgttctccctccctttcttaGTCATCctaactttttgttttcttgtctgttGAGCAATGGGCTACTGGGTTTTGAAGAACTATCTATTCTCATCATATGATTATATTTCTGAATATTAATGATCAACCCAAAGCTTACCACTCTGTATGGATGGATaggtagatttttttctcccatatgACTCACTTCACATTTGCTTACACTCCACTTACTGCATTATTGCCTTGCTGCTGGTCACTGTTACAAGTGAAATAGGAGAAATTCCTCTGCTGTCTGTAGAAAATGTATCTAGAAAAGCTAGACTGAATATAGGAAGAACACATGAGGTTTTTCAAGATTTGGAAAATATGATTTCCACCAAATGACAAATGTCAGTGTGAAGATGGGAGATGTCAGGTATAAAATAAGGGCAGGATTGTTCCACCCCTATAGCAAGCTACAAACAGTTTGTAGGTCTGAGACCTTCAAGATGTAAAAGTAAAGACTTATGTCATGCAACCAGCAAGAATTTGCTTCTTAAATCTCTGACTATGAAGTGCCACTCTTTTGAGCCTAATGTGAGAGAATGCCTTGTTTATAATATTATTCTAATATTCTCATTTATAGTATTATTCTTTATTTGCCTTATTCTTTATTGAGTTCAGTGGACTCTGCATAGACCTGTCAAAGAgtataaaataaactgaaagaaaaaaggaaaaaaccttagTCTCAAAGATACTGTATTGCAATCGTGTAGCGGTACTGTGTGACCACAATTCAGAAGTGAAGGAATAATTTCAAAGGAAAGATGTTTGTGTCCTGCATTGTGCCTGGAAAGAAATGTCTAGCGCTACTAATTGTTTTGGAGACTATATGGTAACTATCAAAATAGATTTAAGTTTCTAGATTAGATTTAAAAACCTGCAGAACAATTCTGGTAAAGGCAAATTTGAAGAAATATGTATGAAGACTTATCTGAATTTGCTTTCAAGTGTCTTTCGTCAAATACactaatttatattattttttcccatttcaacaTGACAATTATGTTTCACCATGATCTACAAAGAGAAGTAACTTAACATAGACAGGCAGTTTGGAAACCATATGTCATGAAAACACAACCAAAGCAAATTAACTGACTTTGCTGAGTctagagttaaaaacaaaagatgaCTCTCAGATTTGACTCTCTTTGGATTTTTGGTCAGGTGAAAGAAATATATGTCAGACTCCATGAAAATTACGTCAAAACTGCATCTGGTTGGTGAATAATATACATTCACTGAGGACTTCAAATAAGTCATCTGCCTCCATCAAGGTAATTTGACTTcagcctgtggaaaaaaacctgccagaaCCTGGTCATATTAAATCATtaccagaaataaaaaacattcaATAGCACTAAACTTCCAGAAATGATGTAATCCCATTTCATTGGAAAATGTataaattggaggaaaaaagaacataCCTTAGACAGCGGTTTCTTCTGAGCACAGTTTATACCTCCAATAAAGACCATATTGGGCATCACTGGTCTGACATACTCAAACACAAAGTCAAATCTCAGAAGCCAAATGGAAGCAGAGTTCAGGAGGTCTAGCAGGGTTACATCTCTCTGAAGAACTTCGGAGGAAAGTTTTATAGCATCTTCATAGAAACCGTTACAGTACTCAAGCTCCAGGAGGGCAACCAGTGCATTTTCCACTCTCTGGAAAAAAGTCATGCGGTCCGAGTTGAAGGTAAACAGTCTCGGGATGTAGGACAGAGGGCTCGGGCACTGCGGTGCTTCATAGTGTAAGCTGCAAGGAAATCCTCTCATGAAGAACACAAATGGAAGAGAAAGATAATTAGCAAGTGTGGCTCCACACATAAAAACAGGGTCTGTTAGGATAGCATCAAAGTTGCTTTGATTCAAGTACTGCAGGGTCTCCTTGCTGCTGAAGAGGTCCTTGCACTCAGCAAAGAACATACGGAAAACGTCCACTGAGGTGTTGTACAGTGCTAGAACATTCATGGGGAAAGGCAGGTCCTTCAGGTGAGTGGCAACGTACTTACGAAAGGCATTATCCAGATCTTCTAACGTGTAAGACACTGGGTATTTTTTCACTGTGTACGCCTCTGTCGTCTTTATATTCCAGCTTATTTCTGGCATAACCACCACCACTTCATGTCCTTTCTCAGTGAGCTTTTCAACCACTTGCCGCATGCTAAGCCAGTGGCTTCCAGCCATGGGCACCACCAGGAGTTTTCCTCCATCTGAGAGGCCAGGAAGGAAGAGGATGAAAATCCAAGCACAGAAAAGCCGCAAAGGCATGTTCCTGTGGTCAGAATACAGAGTGTGAAAGAGTTTTTCTCCTTCAGTGGCTTGAAGATGCTCTTGAAGGAAGCCAGTGCATTTATCTATTGAGTTGTGCTGCTTTGTCATAATCTTCTAGTTAATGATTCACTGCTTTAggttgtgggttgtttggttttgtgtttttt from Chroicocephalus ridibundus chromosome 7, bChrRid1.1, whole genome shotgun sequence includes the following:
- the LOC134518347 gene encoding UDP-glucuronosyltransferase 1-6-like isoform X1 — its product is MALLFRCFYQLTGILLLLASSLIFAKGGKILVIPQDGSHWLSMRPVVEKLQQKGHEVVVVVPSTSLYMKPKEPQNYTVKLYPIPYAEEHLAVVLKSFVNAHFIEQSALNVIITMYQSILEMSRFFFTNCKSLLHNEDMMKYLRESKFDVVFTDPILMCGTIVAEYLSVPSVFFLRGFPCGMDFEATQCPSPPSYVPRLFLNNPDSMTFAQRVKNMLVRMLEFVYCKPMFTEFEELAYEIIQKKVTATDLLSRGSVWLMRYDFVFEFPRPVMPNMVFIGGINCDQKKKLSQEFEAIVNASGEHGIVVFSLGSMVSEIPMKKAIEIADALGSVPQTVLWRYTGEVPPNLPKNVKLVKWLPQNDLLAHPKTRAFITHGGSHGVYEGICNAVPMVLMPLFGDQMDNAKRVESRGAGLTLNILEMTSKDISTALKTVINDKKYKENIKRLSDLHLDRPIHPLDLAVHWVEFVMRHKGAPHLRPAAHDLNWIQYHSLDVIAFLLAVVLLSLFISLKCCLFCCRRCCCKKGRTRKPTKSKSH
- the LOC134518347 gene encoding UDP-glucuronosyltransferase 1A7-like isoform X3, with the protein product MPLRLFCAWIFILFLPGLSDGGKLLVVPMAGSHWLSMRQVVEKLTEKGHEVVVVMPEISWNIKTTEAYTVKKYPVSYTLEDLDNAFRKYVATHLKDLPFPMNVLALYNTSVDVFRMFFAECKDLFSSKETLQYLNQSNFDAILTDPVFMCGATLANYLSLPFVFFMRGFPCSLHYEAPQCPSPLSYIPRLFTFNSDRMTFFQRVENALVALLELEYCNGFYEDAIKLSSEVLQRDVTLLDLLNSASIWLLRFDFVFEYVRPVMPNMVFIGGINCAQKKPLSKEFEAIVNASGEHGIVVFSLGSMVSEIPMKKAIEIADALGSVPQTVLWRYTGEVPPNLPKNVKLVKWLPQNDLLAHPKTRAFITHGGSHGVYEGICNAVPMVLMPLFGDQMDNAKRVESRGAGLTLNILEMTSKDISTALKTVINDKKYKENIKRLSDLHLDRPIHPLDLAVHWVEFVMRHKGAPHLRPAAHDLNWIQYHSLDVIAFLLAVVLLSLFISLKCCLFCCRRCCCKKGRTRKPTKSKSH